The Flavobacterium sp. IMCC34852 genome contains the following window.
CCGGGCGTTTTGATGTTGCCGTTTAGGATTTGGATGGTCGCCATGGCTACCGGTAAACCTACGGTTTTGGCCATCGCGGTGTAAATTTGATCATCGCCGATGCAAACCATTTTGGAATCGATTTGTTTGCGTTCACCGTTGAGTTCATAGCCGAATTTGTGGTACATGACAATCATGTCCTTGTCTTCAGGTTGCAGCGTCCATTTGTCGTTTAGGATGCGCTCTAAAATTTGGGCCGGTGTGGCATTTTTGAGCCCGACAATTTTATTGGCGTTGAAAATATCGAGTTCCATTAATTTGTCCCACATGATGTCGTCTTGCTCGATGCCTAATGCCATTCGGGTTTTTAACTCTACTGAATCTGAAGCGTGAAATGGCAAAAACGAGTTGATAAAATCACGGTAACTCATGCTTTCGGAATTTTCCATCACATAAGAATCATCGGTCATGCCCAGTTGCACAAACATGTTCCAAGCTTTGGAAAACCCAACTCTTCGAATCGTACCTCGGTACAAAGTTAAGATATCGTCTAACCCGTAAATGCTTCGGTATTTCAGAGAATCTCGGTTGGCATAGCCTTCAAATTTGCCGTAACCTTCTACGTGGAAGAATTCGGTTCTACGGAATAATTTGTGGTATGGTATGTATTTGTATTTGCCTTCTTGGATAAATTTAGCTGCGCCGCCTTGACCCGCCAACACTACGTTTCTTGGTGCCCAAGTGAATTTGTAATTCCAAAGATTGTCATCGGATTCGGGGGCAATCAAACCACCGCAAAACGATTCGAATAAAATCATGTTGCCTCCTTTGGCTTTGATTTCATCAATCACCTTCATCGCACTCATGTGGTCTATTCCGGGGTCGAGTCCGACTTCGTTCATGAAAATTAGTCCGTTGGCTTTTACCGCTTCGTCTAAGCTTTGCATTTCCTCTGAAATATAGGAAGCGGTTACCATATTTTTTTTGAAGGTTATACAGTCTTTAGCCACTTCAATATGCATATGAGCCGGCAACATGGAGACTACAATATCGGCTTTTTGGATTTCGGCTTGGCGTTGTTCAACATTGTTGATGTCTAAAGCAATAGGCGTTGCATTTGGGTGATTATAGGTTTTTCTTCGGGCCAATTCTATAGATAAATCGGCTATGGTCACATTTAAGTTTTCTTGAGGAGATTTTCTTAAAAGGTACTTTATAAGTGATGAGGCCGAGCGTCCGGCGCCTATGATTAGTATATTTCTCATTCGTTTGTTTGTTCTTCTACAAAGGTATGAATATTTGATTCAAACAAAAAAGCCCATCGTAGTGATGAGCTTTTTATTATTCTAAACCTTCCAATTCTTCGAGTTCTTTTTGGGCTTCTTGTTTGGTCTCAATTTTTTGTTGTTCAAATTGAGTATCAGTCGCTATTTCATCTTCAATAAGTAAAGTTTTGCCTATAACTACTAAAGAACATAAAGCGCCAATGACAAGTAATATTTTGGGGAATTTTTTTTCGCTTTCTTCTGATTTTTTCAAGGTCAGTAGCCCAAAAATTAAAGCTAAACCAATGGGAAGAAAAGCAAGTGTATCCATTGGCAAAATGGTAAAGGCTATTCCCAATGCGCTAAAAATAACGGTTAAAATTAAAAATAGTTTTCTCATGGTTTTACTAAATTAAATTCCCGTTGCTGAGGTTAAAGCCAATTGCCCGGTGCCGACAGGAATGCTGAATTTAAGCAAAGCCGGTACTTTTTTTGAATCGGCTGTCAGCCAAATTAAGTTTTTGTCTTTTCCCCGTAAAGCATCGGTTTTAGCACCAATCGAAAGTTTGTAGCATTCCTTTTTGCCTAAATTACCACAGTTAATGGTTTCTTTCCCCATGTATTTTAAAGTAACCGGGATTTGTTTTTCATCGAAGACAATCATTAACGATTGTGTTTGCCCGACTTTAAATTTGCTGAAATCCATGGTTCGGACTTTGTACAAAAGCGAAACTACATCTTGTGTAGAACCACCTATGGTAAAGGTTTTTTGGGTTTCGGGTTTGTTTTTTCTTTTGACTGTACTGTTTACAGTATTGCCTTTAAAAGTGTATTTTTCTTTTTTGGTATAACCGCCTTCGTCTATGCTTCTTTTGTACAAACTCGGTTTCAAATTCACCGGGTTGACATAAGACTCATAAATATCTCTGATTTTGAAAAAAGAATCCCATTTGCTGTAAGTGGATAATTCACAATTCAAATGCAGATAGGAGTTTTTGGACGTTGAAACAGTTTCGGTACTCATGGTGACTTGCGCCAATTGCGTCATTAATCCACTCATATTGTAAGAGCCGGCGAAAACTAGTTTTTCACCCGATTTGATGGTTTGACTGTAAGCTGAACTAAAGATAAAAATGACGGTCAGTATATAAAGTAATTTCTTCATGATGGAAATTTAAGGTGCAAATATAAAGTTTAAAAAAAAGTTGTAACCAAAAGAAAAGTGAAATTTCTTTATTTCTAATCAGATAACGGATAAATTTGCCGATAAGTATTCAATTCAAAAAAAAAAATGGAAAGAAAAATAACGGTTACTGCGGTCTTGTTGGGAATGACGGCCATCATTTTAGGTGCTTTTGGGGCTCACGCTTTGAAAAAACATTTGACAGTTGAAGAACTCGTAACTTTTGAAACCGGTGTCAAATACCAAATGTATCATGCGCTGTTTTTGTTGTTTTTGGGACTCACTACTTTGGTCACGGAAAAAAGTAAAAAAACCATCTTTCAATTGGTTCTTTTTGGCGTAATTTTCTTCTCAGGTTCCATTTACTTATTGGCTACCAAAACCATAACCGGAATTGATTTTAAACCTTTGGGAATTGTAACGCCTATCGGCGGAACCTTGTTAATATTGGGCTGGGCGGTTTTGTTGTGGCAGATTTTAAAAGATAAAAGATAATATTTTAATAAAAAAAATAGTTTCTAAATTTTAATTTTTACCTTTGTCGTCTGATTCATAATACAACACAAACTAAATTTTATGGAGAACTACGCTCAAATTACGAAATCGATTTCGTTAGAACAATACGGAATCAAAAACGTTAACGAAATCATCCACAATCCTTCCTTCGAAAAATTATACAATGACGAGTTGAATCCGAACTTAGAAGGTTACGAAAAAGGGCAACTTACAGAACTTGGAGCGGTAAATGTAATGACCGGAGTTTTTACCGGAAGATCACCAAAAGACAAATACATCGTTAAAGACAATATCACCGAAAATACGATTTGGTGGACTTCAGAAAAAGCAGTAAACGACAACAAACCGATTACGCAAAATACTTGGGAAGCTTTAAAAGAAACTACAGTTGACCAACTTTCAGGAAAAAAATTATATGTGGTAGATGCTTTTTGCGGTGCCAATGAAAATACCAGATTAAAAGTACGCTTCATCATGGAAGTGGCTTGGCAAGCGCATTTTGTAACCAATATGTTTATCCGTCCGACGGAAGAAGAATTGGCAAATTTTGGTGAACCGGATTTTATTGTAATGAATGGTTCTAAGACTTCGTTTAAAGATTACGCTGCTCACGGTTTGAATTCTGAGGTTTACGTAGCGTTCAATTTAACCGAAAAAATGCAGTTGATTGGCGGTACTTGGTACGGTGGCGAGATGAAAAAAGGGATGTTCGCTATGATGAACTACTATTTGCCATTACAAGGAATTGCGTCAATGCACTGTTCGGCCAACAAAGGAAAAGACGGTGATGTTGCAGTTTTCTTCGGATTGTCGGGAACAGGAAAAACCACTTTGTCTACCGACCCAAAACGCGAATTAATCGGTGACGATGAACACGGTTGGGATAATGAAGGCGTTTTCAATTTTGAAGGCGGATGTTATGCCAAAACCATTGACTTAAGCAAAGAAAATGAACCTGATATTTACGGCGCTATCAAAAGAGATGCGTTGTTAGAAAACGTAACCGTTGATGCTGATGGAATTATCGATTTCAAAGATGGTTCGGTGACGCAAAACACCCGTGTTTCTTATCCGATTTATCATATTCACAATATTGTAAAACCGGTTTCTAAAGCCGGTCATGCGACTAAAGTAATCTTCTTAACCGCAGATGCTTTCGGTGTAATGCCACCGGTTTCTAAATTAACACCGGAGCAAACACAGTACTATTTTCTTTCAGGATTTACCGCTAAATTAGCCGGAACTGAAAGAGGAGTTACACAACCTGAGCCAACCTTCTCAGCGTGTTTTGGTAAAGCTTTTTTAACTTTGCATCCTACGAAATACGGAGAAGAATTAGTTAAGAAAATGGAAGAAAATAATGCGACGGCTTACATGGTAAATACCGGTTGGAACGGAACCGGAAAACGCATTTCTATAAAAGATACTCGTGCGATTATTGATGCTATTTTAGATGGTTCGATTGAAAAAGCGGAAACTAAAACGATTCCGGTATTCAATTTGACTGTGCCAACAGCTTTACACGATGTGAATCCGGCGATTTTAGATCCGAGAGATACTTATACAGATACCGCAGATTGGAACGAAAAAGCAACCGATTTAGCGTCAAGATTCATTAAAAATTTCGCTCAATATACCGATAATGAGCAAGGGCAAAGCTTGGTAAAAGCCGGGCCACAGGTATAACAAACTAACTAAACCTAACCAGTTGAAAATTCCGTCTTGTTTTTGCGAGACGGTTTTTTTATTTAAATTTTGCCTGCGCCAAATAAGTTTCAAAAGCCATATTTTTCTTTTTGGCGTCAAAAAACAGTTGCAATAAAGCTTCTTTTGTGGTTACATTTTTGACCAAATTTTCAATCACAACTTTATCAGTCGCTGTTTTCAAGTAAGCATTGATTTTGTGGTTTAGAATAGGTACCAAGTAGAGTTTATACTTTGGGTTTTTAGAAGTGACTTTAATCTCATTAATCAAAGCATAAGCTTTGTCAAATTCTTTTTTATTGTAGTATAGCGCTGCTAAATTGAGTTTGGCCTCATCAAACTCCTTAGAAATTTTCAAGGCATCATTATACAAGGCAACGGCTTCCTCTATTTTCCCATTGGCTTGATAAGTACTGGCTAAATTGGTTATTACTTGAATATTGTATGGCGTTAATTGGTAAGCTTTTTCAAAGCAAATTTGACTTTCCACAATGCGGTTTTCATTAAAATGCGCAATACCTTCATACCATGTTAAAGGCATAGAAGTGTTGTCAAGAGGATAAAAATAATGGTTGGCCTTTTGGGTTTCATAAATGGTTTCACTCCAGTTTTTGTTGGCTCTGGCAGCATACATTTTTACTGCGTGTTGTTCGCCGTTGAATCGGTAAAATGAGACTAAAAAAGAATAGCCAATAGGAACCAACAACAACCAAAGCCATGATTTGTAATTCTTTGTCGTATAAGCAACAGATTTGCAATAAGCCGAAGCAACAATGGCCAAAAGCAGCATAACTATGACTTGGTGTTCGATTCTTTCGTAAGGAAAATCGAAAAAAGCAATCACTAAATAGCCAATCAAAGTACTGAGAATAAAGAAGAATTTCCATTTTTCTTTGGAGTCGGTTGTGCTTTTGATGAGCGAATACAATTGGTAAAAAATCGCCCCAAAAATCATTAAGTAAGCCAGTAATCCCAAAATTCCCGTTTCGCAAAGTATCCAAATAAAATCATTATGAGGTCTTTGTAGAGTGCTTTCACCGTTTGCTGTGGCGTAATCATCAAAGCGATTCAAGCCATATTTCGGAAAAAGAATTTGCCAATTGCCTAAGCCGACGCCTAATAAGGGATTTTCTTTTGCCATTTGCATGGAGTTTTCCCAAAATAAGATTCGGCTCTCGAGTGTTTTTGAATCCGATAAGCGGTAAAGATATTGTTGGGTTATATCGGTGGATGAGGATTTCAGATTGGCAATTTTGTTTTCTAAGTAGAATTTATAAGACCCGAATAAAAGCAGCAATACACTTATACCGGAAATCAAAAAATAACGCTTTTTAATCGTGAAGTGCTCTTTGATTTTGTAACAAATCAGCAGGGTGAAGAAAATAAAACAAGCCAACAAAACAACTCTGGTTCTTACGGTTATCAAAACAAACAGAGTTGAAAGTATCGCGCCAATTGACAAGAAACGCATTGTTTTACCTTGTTGTAATCCTGTAAAATAAAAAGGCAGACAGAGGAACAGTATAGAAGAAAGCAAATTCTTATTAGCTGAAGTTCCTTTGATAACCTCAATTTTTCGGAGTAAATGTTGCCCTTGTTGCGCCTTATTGATAATGTCAAAAAAGGAGAAAAACAATGAAATTACACCGAAAACAATGACTGCTACGATGAGTTGGTTTAGTCTGATCAGGTTGTTATAAAGCAAAAGCGTGGTGAGTAAAAAGAAGGTAAACAACACCGCTAATTTTGACAAAACAGCATGGCTTTCGCCGGCTATATTGGAAGTAAAGAGCGCTATAAAATTAAGCGTCAAAAAAACGGTAATCGCCAAGAAAAGTGGCGTTTTGAAAGGAAACAATATTGCTTTCTTTTGCCAAATCAAGACCATAATTATTGCCAAAAGAAAAAAGGTTAGCAAAATTTGTCTCGGAATCAAAACAGGATCAATAATGGATGTAGAAAAGACTATAGGCAATAACAATAAAAACCCGAAGTATAATTTCTCAATTTGATTATCGCCCATAATTTTGCTGTTTGTCTTTCAAAAGTAAACATTATTGGTATAAAAAAAGTCCTGCTAATAAACTTAACAGGACTTAGGGTAAATATTTTTAAAATCTATTTTCCTTTATTGGCGTCAGCGATATATTTTTCCAAAGCCATAGTCATCGAAGGTGTCTCCGGAGTTGGTGCTAGGATGTCAATTCGCAAACCATGTTCTAAAGCTTCTTTCTGAGTTGTACTTCCAAAAACTGCAATACGGGTGTTGTTTTGCTTAAAGTCGGGGAAGTTTTTGAATAGGGATTTGATTCCGGTTGGACTAAAGAAAGCCAAAACATCATAATATACATCGGCTAGATCAGACAAGTCGCTCATCACGGTTTTGTAAAAAGTAGCTTGAGTCCAATCTACTTTTAAATTGTTTAGCGTTTGCGGCACGTCATAATTCAATTGGTCAGAAGCCGGCAACAAGAATTTCTCTTCTTTGTATTTTTTGATCAATGGAGATAAATCAACAAAGTCTTTTTGACCCACATAAATCTTGCGTTTTCTGTACACTACATATTTCTGTAAGTAAAAAGCAATCGCTTCGGATTGACAAAAATATTTTAAATCTTCGGGTACTTTATAACGCATTTCTTCCGCCACTCTAAAGAAATGATCTACCGAATTTCTGCTGGTCAAGATTATGGCCGTATAGTTGTTGAGGTCAATTTTCTGAGCTCTAACGTCTTTCGCACTAACACCTTCTACATGTATAAACGAGCGGAAATCAACTTTTACTTTGTGTTTTTGTTGCAAATCAAAATAAGGTGAATTCTCTACCTTGGGTTCCGGTTGCGATACCAGAATTGTTTTCACTTTCAAATTTGACATTTTAATGCGCTAAATTTTTTGTAATCAAATAATATATAAAATAGTACGGTGCTATTTCAAGTGCGCAAAGATACAAAATAAAATAAAACAACTTCCCGATAATTAAGTTTTGATAAATCTTCAAAGAAACCAAATAAGAATACAAGTTTATTATTAAAATGACACCAATAATGCAAAAAACTAAAACATTTGATGAAGTATCGTTATAAAACAGGTAGATGTTTACCGGTAACAGTAGCAATCCGATAAAGGTTCGGTAGCTTACTTTCTGTAAATTGAGCTGTTCGGTAAATTCTTCGATGTTAAATACCGTAGCAATTATCTTTTCAATCAAAAATTTAGAAAGAACAAACACGCCGAAGAAAGTAAAAATTCGAATAAAAAGAACCCAATCTGTTTTAGAAACATAGCCAAAATGACTCAACACCAGCTGAATAAAAAACGAAAAGGAAATTACTTGAACAATAAACAAAAGAATAGTAAATCCACTCATCAAGTGAGAAGTGTCTTTGTACATTTTGATGTACTTGTCCGAAACTAAAATCTTCAGAAAATCATTGAACCTGGTTTCAAAAGCGGTTCGCGTAATGGCAATCAAAGCAAATGAAAAAACAAAAAGAAAGGTAGCCCAATCTTTAGCTTCTAAAACTCTCGGCGATAAAACGGTTTCAATCATAATTCCGACAAAATTACTAATTTTTTATTTGTTAAATTATTATATAATTATTAAGATTATGCGCTGATAAAAAGTTTATTTTTGCAACGAAGTATCACTGTATCTATATGAGCGACGGCATTGTAATTATTCCTACCTATAACGAAATTGAAAACATCGAAAGTATTATTCGTGCGGTTTTTGCCTTGCCGAAGACTTTTCACATTTTAATTGTGGATGATAATTCACCCGATAAAACGGCCGACAAAGTAACCGAATTGCAAAAGGAGTTTCCCAATCAATTGTTTTTGGCCTTAAGAAAGAAAAAAGCCGGATTAGGAACAGCTTATGTACACGGATTTAAATGGGCATTGCAAAATGACTATAAGTATATTTTTGAAATGGACGCCGATTTCTCGCATAACCCAAATGACTTGGAAAAATTATACGATGCCTGTCATAATCACGGAGCCGATTTGGCTATTGGTTCGCGATATGTTACCGGAGTTAATGTAGTGAATTGGCCGTTGAGTCGTGTATTGTTGTCTTATTTTGCTTCGGTTTATGTTAGAATGATTACCGGAATGAAAATCATGGATGCGACCGCCGGATTTATTTGTTACCGACGCGAAGTGTTAGAAAAAGTAAATTTAGATGCCATAAAATTCATTGGTTACGCTTTCCAAATAGAAATGAAATATCGGGCTTTTGCCAAAAATTTCAACATCCAGGAAGTACCGGTTATTTTTACCGACAGAACTAAAGGACAATCTAAAATGAGTGGTGCCATTATCAAAGAAGCCATCTTTGGCGTAATTTCGCTGAGATTCAGAAAGTTTTTAAACCGATTATAAAAATACTCTAAAATGAATACCGTTTTAATTAAGAATGCCAAAATTGTAAATGAAGGAAAGATTGTAGAAGGCGATGTTTTGATTGAAAACGAATTTATAGTCGAAATAGCCGAAAGTATCAGTCCAAAGGCGGTGAATTGTAAAATCATCGACGCTGAAGGGCAATATTTAATCCCGGGAGCCATTGACGACCAAGTGCATTTTCGCGAACCGGGATTAACCCATAAGGGTAATATTGCTTCAGAAAGTCGGGCCGCCGTTGCCGGAGGAATCACTTCATTTATTGAGCAACCCAACACGGTTCCGAATGCCGTTACTCAAGAACTTCTGGAAGATAAATACCAAATTGCTTCTAAAACATCCTATGCGAATTATTCGTTTATGATGGGCGGTACCAATGATAATTTGGAAGAAGTATTGAAAACCAACCCGAAAAATGTAGCCGGAATCAAGTTGTTTCTAGGTTCATCAACGGGAAATATGTTGGTGGATAATGAGGAAACTTTAGAAAAAATATTTTCATCGACCAAAATGCTGATTGCGGTTCACTGTGAAGATGAAGCAACCATTAAAACCAATTTGGAACGGTATAAATTGCAGTTTGGGGAAGATATTCCGGTGGAATGTCATCACTTAATTCGCAGTGAAGAAGCTTGTTATTTGTCTTCCTCAAAAGCGATTGCCTTGGCTAAGAAAACCGGAGCGAGATTGCATGTTTTTCATTTGTCAACGGCAAAAGAAATGGATTTGTTTACCAATAAAATCCCGTTGGAAGAAAAACAAATTACAGCCGAAGTTTGCATACATCACTTATGGTTTTCAAATGAAGATTACAAAACCAAAGGCAATTTCATCAAATGGAATCCGGCGGTAAAAACGGCTACCGACAGAGACGCGTTGTGGAAAGCTTTACTGGATGACAGAATCGATGTGATTGCTACCGATCATGCGCCGCATACTTTAGAAGAAAAAAGCCAAAGCTATACCAAAGCGCCATCGGGAGGGCCATTGGTACAACATGCAGTAGTTGCCATGTTTGAAGCGCATCACCAAGGCAAGATTTCGATTGAAAAAATCGTAGAGAAAATGTGTCACAATCCGGCGAAGATATTTAAAATAGAGAAACGCGGTTTTATCAAAGAAGGCTATTATGCCGATTTGGTTTTAGTCAATACCGCTTTGCCTTGGAATGTGAAGAAAGAAAATATTTTGGCCCAATGTGGTTGGTCGCCCTTTGAAGGTTATACTTTTAAATCGAGAATTACCCATACTTTTGTGAACGGGGAATTGGTTTACAAGAACTTTAAAGTAACTGAAAATCCGGTCGGAAAACGATTGTTGTTTGACAGATAAAAGAGAAAATATGAAAAAGAGTATATTGTTTTGTTTATTGTTTTCGCTAATCAGTTGTAAAAGCACCGTGGAGAAGCCTGAAAAACTAATTGAGAAAGACAAGATGGTCGATATTTTGTATGATCTCTCTTTGTTGGAAGCCATCAAATCTCAAAATATTAATGGTGGTATCAGCAATGAAAGTGCCAATGACTATCTCTATAAGAAATATAAAATCGACAGTATTCAATTGGTTCAAAACAACAAATATTATGCAGCCGATGTGGAAGAGTACAAAAAAATGTTTGAAGAAGTAAAAAGCAGGTTAGCAAAACAAACCCAAGAACCGGGAGCTAATCCGGCACCGACTAACGGACCGCCAAATGCAGACACTCCCCAAATTCAATAATCTTAACGGAAATCGGTTACTTCCTGAACCACCGAATCAATGCTTTGAAACTCAAAATTCAGAGCATTTTTTATTTTGTCATTGGAGATAATATCATCAGATAATATGGCGTTAACACTATATTTAGACAGTTGTCTTTTGGTTCTGAAAACCGTCGCGACGAACCAATCCAAACGCCAGGCTATGGCCAGCATCCAAGGTTTGGCTTCTGTTTTTGGTTTTTTGGCCTTTAGTTTTTCGGCTATGGTATAAATTACCTCTTTGAAAGTCAGGTTTTCGGCAATGATGGAGAATCTTTCGCCTGAAATATTGCTTTGCATTAAAGCAATCATGATTTTCACAACATCGGTAACGCCAACGTAGCCGGTGGAACCCTTGGTGTAAAACGGGAATCCTTTTTTAACAGCAGAAAAGAAAACACTGCTTCCTTGTCCCCAAAAGCCTGTTCCGAAAATCACGCCCGGATTGACAATAACGACTTGCAAACCTTCTTGTTGCCCGCGCCAAATTTCCATTTCGGCACCGTATTTTGAGATGGCGTAATCGCTGTGTGGCGCTTCGGGATTCCATTCTGTTTCTTCGGTGATTTGTTTTTCGTGAGGTTTTAAGTCGCCCAAAGCGGCAATCGAACTCACATGACAAAGTTTTTTGATGTTATAAGCCAAACAAAAATTAACAATGTTAGCCGTGCCTTCGATGTTGGTTTTTCGTAGGCGGTCTTCGTCTTTAGGGTCGTACGAAATCAAAGCGGCGCAGTGGTAAACGCACTCTATATTTTGAAAGGCAATTTCTAAGGACGGAATGTCGATGATATCGGCTTCAACCCATTCGATTTTATTGAATAAAGCTTCTTTTTGGTACAGTCGGAAAAGCGATTTGGTTTTGTCAATGTTTTTTTGATTTCGATAAATGGCACGAATTTTTGCTTCACTTTCTGCTAATTGCAGCAGCAAATGTGAGCCAACTAAACCTGTTCCGCCTGTGACTAAAATCATGTCGCTAAATTACGAATTACAAATTACGAATTATGAATTATTTTGTGCTT
Protein-coding sequences here:
- a CDS encoding saccharopine dehydrogenase family protein: MRNILIIGAGRSASSLIKYLLRKSPQENLNVTIADLSIELARRKTYNHPNATPIALDINNVEQRQAEIQKADIVVSMLPAHMHIEVAKDCITFKKNMVTASYISEEMQSLDEAVKANGLIFMNEVGLDPGIDHMSAMKVIDEIKAKGGNMILFESFCGGLIAPESDDNLWNYKFTWAPRNVVLAGQGGAAKFIQEGKYKYIPYHKLFRRTEFFHVEGYGKFEGYANRDSLKYRSIYGLDDILTLYRGTIRRVGFSKAWNMFVQLGMTDDSYVMENSESMSYRDFINSFLPFHASDSVELKTRMALGIEQDDIMWDKLMELDIFNANKIVGLKNATPAQILERILNDKWTLQPEDKDMIVMYHKFGYELNGERKQIDSKMVCIGDDQIYTAMAKTVGLPVAMATIQILNGNIKTPGVQLPIKKEVYDPILKELALHGIVFHETEMPYVGYNPDKLLGN
- a CDS encoding DUF3108 domain-containing protein, whose translation is MKKLLYILTVIFIFSSAYSQTIKSGEKLVFAGSYNMSGLMTQLAQVTMSTETVSTSKNSYLHLNCELSTYSKWDSFFKIRDIYESYVNPVNLKPSLYKRSIDEGGYTKKEKYTFKGNTVNSTVKRKNKPETQKTFTIGGSTQDVVSLLYKVRTMDFSKFKVGQTQSLMIVFDEKQIPVTLKYMGKETINCGNLGKKECYKLSIGAKTDALRGKDKNLIWLTADSKKVPALLKFSIPVGTGQLALTSATGI
- a CDS encoding DUF423 domain-containing protein — encoded protein: MERKITVTAVLLGMTAIILGAFGAHALKKHLTVEELVTFETGVKYQMYHALFLLFLGLTTLVTEKSKKTIFQLVLFGVIFFSGSIYLLATKTITGIDFKPLGIVTPIGGTLLILGWAVLLWQILKDKR
- the pckA gene encoding phosphoenolpyruvate carboxykinase (ATP), encoding MENYAQITKSISLEQYGIKNVNEIIHNPSFEKLYNDELNPNLEGYEKGQLTELGAVNVMTGVFTGRSPKDKYIVKDNITENTIWWTSEKAVNDNKPITQNTWEALKETTVDQLSGKKLYVVDAFCGANENTRLKVRFIMEVAWQAHFVTNMFIRPTEEELANFGEPDFIVMNGSKTSFKDYAAHGLNSEVYVAFNLTEKMQLIGGTWYGGEMKKGMFAMMNYYLPLQGIASMHCSANKGKDGDVAVFFGLSGTGKTTLSTDPKRELIGDDEHGWDNEGVFNFEGGCYAKTIDLSKENEPDIYGAIKRDALLENVTVDADGIIDFKDGSVTQNTRVSYPIYHIHNIVKPVSKAGHATKVIFLTADAFGVMPPVSKLTPEQTQYYFLSGFTAKLAGTERGVTQPEPTFSACFGKAFLTLHPTKYGEELVKKMEENNATAYMVNTGWNGTGKRISIKDTRAIIDAILDGSIEKAETKTIPVFNLTVPTALHDVNPAILDPRDTYTDTADWNEKATDLASRFIKNFAQYTDNEQGQSLVKAGPQV
- a CDS encoding O-antigen ligase family protein, producing the protein MGDNQIEKLYFGFLLLLPIVFSTSIIDPVLIPRQILLTFFLLAIIMVLIWQKKAILFPFKTPLFLAITVFLTLNFIALFTSNIAGESHAVLSKLAVLFTFFLLTTLLLYNNLIRLNQLIVAVIVFGVISLFFSFFDIINKAQQGQHLLRKIEVIKGTSANKNLLSSILFLCLPFYFTGLQQGKTMRFLSIGAILSTLFVLITVRTRVVLLACFIFFTLLICYKIKEHFTIKKRYFLISGISVLLLLFGSYKFYLENKIANLKSSSTDITQQYLYRLSDSKTLESRILFWENSMQMAKENPLLGVGLGNWQILFPKYGLNRFDDYATANGESTLQRPHNDFIWILCETGILGLLAYLMIFGAIFYQLYSLIKSTTDSKEKWKFFFILSTLIGYLVIAFFDFPYERIEHQVIVMLLLAIVASAYCKSVAYTTKNYKSWLWLLLVPIGYSFLVSFYRFNGEQHAVKMYAARANKNWSETIYETQKANHYFYPLDNTSMPLTWYEGIAHFNENRIVESQICFEKAYQLTPYNIQVITNLASTYQANGKIEEAVALYNDALKISKEFDEAKLNLAALYYNKKEFDKAYALINEIKVTSKNPKYKLYLVPILNHKINAYLKTATDKVVIENLVKNVTTKEALLQLFFDAKKKNMAFETYLAQAKFK
- a CDS encoding uroporphyrinogen-III synthase, with the translated sequence MKVKTILVSQPEPKVENSPYFDLQQKHKVKVDFRSFIHVEGVSAKDVRAQKIDLNNYTAIILTSRNSVDHFFRVAEEMRYKVPEDLKYFCQSEAIAFYLQKYVVYRKRKIYVGQKDFVDLSPLIKKYKEEKFLLPASDQLNYDVPQTLNNLKVDWTQATFYKTVMSDLSDLADVYYDVLAFFSPTGIKSLFKNFPDFKQNNTRIAVFGSTTQKEALEHGLRIDILAPTPETPSMTMALEKYIADANKGK
- a CDS encoding DUF4271 domain-containing protein; its protein translation is MIETVLSPRVLEAKDWATFLFVFSFALIAITRTAFETRFNDFLKILVSDKYIKMYKDTSHLMSGFTILLFIVQVISFSFFIQLVLSHFGYVSKTDWVLFIRIFTFFGVFVLSKFLIEKIIATVFNIEEFTEQLNLQKVSYRTFIGLLLLPVNIYLFYNDTSSNVLVFCIIGVILIINLYSYLVSLKIYQNLIIGKLFYFILYLCALEIAPYYFIYYLITKNLAH
- a CDS encoding polyprenol monophosphomannose synthase, translated to MSDGIVIIPTYNEIENIESIIRAVFALPKTFHILIVDDNSPDKTADKVTELQKEFPNQLFLALRKKKAGLGTAYVHGFKWALQNDYKYIFEMDADFSHNPNDLEKLYDACHNHGADLAIGSRYVTGVNVVNWPLSRVLLSYFASVYVRMITGMKIMDATAGFICYRREVLEKVNLDAIKFIGYAFQIEMKYRAFAKNFNIQEVPVIFTDRTKGQSKMSGAIIKEAIFGVISLRFRKFLNRL
- a CDS encoding dihydroorotase, whose protein sequence is MNTVLIKNAKIVNEGKIVEGDVLIENEFIVEIAESISPKAVNCKIIDAEGQYLIPGAIDDQVHFREPGLTHKGNIASESRAAVAGGITSFIEQPNTVPNAVTQELLEDKYQIASKTSYANYSFMMGGTNDNLEEVLKTNPKNVAGIKLFLGSSTGNMLVDNEETLEKIFSSTKMLIAVHCEDEATIKTNLERYKLQFGEDIPVECHHLIRSEEACYLSSSKAIALAKKTGARLHVFHLSTAKEMDLFTNKIPLEEKQITAEVCIHHLWFSNEDYKTKGNFIKWNPAVKTATDRDALWKALLDDRIDVIATDHAPHTLEEKSQSYTKAPSGGPLVQHAVVAMFEAHHQGKISIEKIVEKMCHNPAKIFKIEKRGFIKEGYYADLVLVNTALPWNVKKENILAQCGWSPFEGYTFKSRITHTFVNGELVYKNFKVTENPVGKRLLFDR
- a CDS encoding DUF4296 domain-containing protein, whose amino-acid sequence is MKKSILFCLLFSLISCKSTVEKPEKLIEKDKMVDILYDLSLLEAIKSQNINGGISNESANDYLYKKYKIDSIQLVQNNKYYAADVEEYKKMFEEVKSRLAKQTQEPGANPAPTNGPPNADTPQIQ